The region TACTGCTGCGCCGCTGCTGCTGCCGCTGATTTACCGTGGCTATGTTGCACTGCGCGATAAGAACGAAAAGCGCCAGGCAAATAAGGCCGGTGTTACCCAGGAACAGATGTCTAAGTTTGCCGGCCACGGTGCGGATCTCAAGGCCCGTACTGCCGGTATTCGTAACTCCCTGGAAAACACCGATCTTCCTGCCGGTTTTAAGCGTGACGTGCGTGAACGCCTCGATGAGCTGGACGCAGCTATCGATAATGCAGAGTTCATGACCCCACAACAGCGCCGTCAGGCGCATAAGGCCATCAACTCTGAGATTGACAATACAACCGCAGAAATTCAGCAGCGTATTACCGAGTAATACAACTTAAATCTGCATCCATAAAGCCACAGTTTTTACACTGTGGCTTTTTCTTTTATATTGGCTATATTGGAAGTGGTAATCCCAACTCGGAGGTAACATGGCACGCCGCGAAGTAACTCAGTTTTTTGACGATCTCGATAACTCACCCATCAACGAAGAGGACCTGGAAGTTGTCCGCTTTGGCGTAAATGGAAAGAACTACATCTTGGACCTTTCTCACGCGAATGCGGAGAAGTTCCACGCCGCACTAGCACCGTATATTGAGGCCGCACGCCCGGCCCAGGCCACCACGCCGAAGCGCACCGACCCACGCGAAGTGCGCGAGTGGGCAAAGAAGCAAGGCATCGAGGTTGCCAAGCGCGGCAAGATCCCGTCTGAAATCATTGACGCCTACAACAAGGTGCATTAATTCCTGACACTACTATTTCACCAACGAAATAGTTTTGGAGCCGCATAATCGGCAGGGCCTGGGCAGAGGTACAACTACTGTTCAATTTTATTGAACGTAGGAGCATTTCTCCCAGGCCGTTCTATTTTTC is a window of Corynebacterium camporealensis DNA encoding:
- a CDS encoding histone-like nucleoid-structuring protein Lsr2; the encoded protein is MARREVTQFFDDLDNSPINEEDLEVVRFGVNGKNYILDLSHANAEKFHAALAPYIEAARPAQATTPKRTDPREVREWAKKQGIEVAKRGKIPSEIIDAYNKVH
- a CDS encoding DUF6474 family protein, with the translated sequence MSIVKKIRKARAEARAQAKAAKARARAEVKANSKNERRQQKLLAKQEKDLLKSEQKGLKKRRNHEYKMAKNELERIRQGRFNSDNVKRYASAARTAAPLLLPLIYRGYVALRDKNEKRQANKAGVTQEQMSKFAGHGADLKARTAGIRNSLENTDLPAGFKRDVRERLDELDAAIDNAEFMTPQQRRQAHKAINSEIDNTTAEIQQRITE